From the genome of Malus sylvestris chromosome 6, drMalSylv7.2, whole genome shotgun sequence, one region includes:
- the LOC126627093 gene encoding uncharacterized protein LOC126627093: protein MASGWVKSLQCKSRAFEDVYHPNPKNLMNSTSCRKSVQNIKDVMDSTKPRKPKPSPPPGPPPKRSKPKHLGRPTKPEPSSSPTQPVRTGQPRPHDPFLSSLTELPEDHPSRNVVEIIFHTSWGPKAFSGRIEMIFKVQNGSKTVARFEEYREVVKARSRAGSTGGAQCEEENARCVADGNEVMRFHCLGPASSGVGVYDACRGMWGFHGGKGKAICTFSGSGMAHESAGAGGARGRRAMLVCRVIAGRVSKQLELESLLDGRVEFDSVSGDSGELLVFDSRAVLPCFLIIYKL, encoded by the coding sequence ATGGCGAGTGGGTGGGTGAAGTCGCTGCAATGCAAGTCGAGAGCGTTCGAAGACGTTTACCATCCGAACCCGAAAAATCTGATGAACAGCACGAGTTGCAGAAAGAGCGTTCAAAACATCAAGGACGTCATGGACTCTACAAAACCAAGAAAACCAAAGCCGTCGCCGCCGCCTGGTCCGCCGCCCAAGCGGTCCAAACCCAAACACCTGGGTCGACCCACAAAACCCGAGCCCAGTTCGAGCCCGACCCAACCAGTCCGAACCGGTCAGCCGCGACCCCACGACCCGTTCTTGTCGTCATTGACGGAGCTCCCGGAGGACCACCCCTCGCGCAATGTCGTCGAGATTATCTTCCACACCAGCTGGGGACCGAAGGCCTTTTCGGGTCGGATCGAGATGATTTTTAAAGTCCAGAACGGGTCCAAGACCGTTGCCCGGTTCGAGGAGTACAGGGAGGTTGTGAAGGCGCGGTCCCGGGCCGGGTCCACAGGCGGGGCCCAGTGCGAGGAGGAGAATGCGCGGTGCGTCGCGGACGGAAACGAGGTCATGCGGTTCCACTGCCTCGGTCCCGCCAGCTCCGGCGTTGGGGTGTATGACGCTTGCAGGGGAATGTGGGGGTTTCACGGCGGAAAGGGAAAAGCGATTTGCACTTTTTCCGGTAGCGGCATGGCCCACGAGAGCGCAGGTGCTGGTGGGGCCAGGGGACGGAGGGCGATGCTGGTTTGCCGGGTCATTGCGGGTCGGGTTTCGAAGCAGTTGGAGTTGGAGTCGTTGTTGGATGGCCGGGTCGAGTTCGACTCGGTGAGCGGAGACAGCGGCGAATTGCTGGTGTTTGATTCACGCGCCGTGTTGCCGTGCTTTCTTATCATCTATAAACTGTAA